One genomic segment of Patescibacteria group bacterium includes these proteins:
- a CDS encoding UvrD-helicase domain-containing protein, whose protein sequence is MISSEQKILESLNLQQRAAVLNLSGPMMIIAGPGSGKTKTLTHRIAYLISRGVKPEKILGLTFTNKAALEMKKRVFNLLDLSQDKQVRPPFLGTFHKLGVEILRKQARLLGFSSGFSIYDQTDSLLIMKQVLKNLGFNDSPAKILARVSFLKNRGDFLDPEETENIPEKIKLCFEEYEKLLKQRNAFDFDNLVLKVVELFKNQPQILSKYQSKWDQILVDEYQDTNKPQYLLIKLLAQKHQNLCVIGDDWQSVYSFRAADFRNVLRFEKDWPKAKVFFLEQNYRSTKTIVSASQELISKNVFRTEKRLFTENQDGELIFLAKFADELEEALWVKEKVLEKLNQGCSLAEMAILFRTNVQSRIFEEVFLQQGLPYQLIGAFKFYKRKEIQDLISYLQAILNPKDFVALERIINVPKRGIGKVSLAKLRQAGFDPKSLNHSEINNFFSLLNQLRQSAKKQPPSAVLKTLLKKIGYENYILNLDNSEERWENVLEFINAAKNFDLETPPKGLEMFLENIRLLQEADSYEAEAEKITLMTLHSAKGLEFSLVFIVGLEQGLLPHERSLYNQEDLEEERRLFYVGMTRSKKELYLSWAKIRFVRGDYQNNQPSQFLEDLPGDQINYVDQTGLEANNGFDELIYLD, encoded by the coding sequence CCCTGACTCATCGGATTGCTTATTTGATTAGTCGGGGCGTTAAGCCGGAAAAAATTCTTGGTTTGACTTTTACTAACAAGGCCGCTCTGGAAATGAAAAAAAGAGTTTTTAATCTTTTAGATTTGTCCCAAGACAAACAGGTCCGGCCGCCTTTTTTAGGGACCTTTCATAAATTAGGGGTTGAGATATTAAGAAAACAAGCCCGGCTTTTGGGTTTTAGTTCGGGATTTTCTATTTACGACCAAACTGACAGCTTGCTGATAATGAAACAGGTTTTAAAAAACCTCGGTTTTAATGATTCGCCGGCCAAGATCTTGGCTAGAGTTTCTTTTTTGAAAAATCGGGGCGATTTCTTAGACCCGGAAGAAACAGAAAACATTCCGGAAAAGATAAAGCTTTGTTTTGAAGAATATGAAAAACTCTTAAAGCAGAGAAACGCTTTTGATTTTGACAACTTGGTTTTGAAAGTGGTTGAGCTGTTTAAAAACCAGCCTCAAATTTTAAGCAAATATCAAAGCAAATGGGACCAGATTCTGGTTGATGAATACCAAGACACGAATAAGCCCCAATATCTTTTAATTAAACTGCTTGCCCAGAAGCACCAGAATCTTTGTGTGATTGGCGACGATTGGCAATCGGTTTACTCGTTCCGAGCCGCTGATTTTCGCAATGTTCTGCGGTTTGAGAAAGATTGGCCCAAGGCAAAGGTCTTTTTTCTTGAACAAAACTATCGTTCAACCAAAACCATTGTTTCTGCCAGCCAAGAGCTAATCTCCAAGAATGTTTTTCGGACCGAAAAAAGGCTCTTTACTGAAAACCAAGACGGCGAGCTGATTTTTTTGGCTAAGTTTGCTGATGAGTTGGAAGAAGCCCTTTGGGTTAAGGAAAAAGTGCTGGAAAAATTAAACCAGGGTTGTTCGTTGGCCGAGATGGCGATTTTATTCCGGACCAATGTTCAGTCGCGCATCTTTGAAGAGGTGTTTTTGCAGCAAGGCCTGCCCTACCAGTTAATTGGTGCGTTTAAGTTTTACAAGAGAAAAGAAATTCAAGACTTAATTTCCTATTTGCAAGCAATCCTTAATCCCAAAGATTTTGTTGCTTTGGAACGGATTATTAATGTTCCCAAAAGAGGCATTGGCAAAGTCAGCTTGGCTAAGCTGCGCCAAGCCGGTTTTGACCCCAAAAGTTTAAACCACTCGGAAATAAATAATTTTTTCAGTCTTTTAAATCAGCTTCGCCAATCAGCTAAAAAACAGCCTCCATCTGCAGTTTTAAAAACATTGCTGAAAAAAATCGGCTATGAAAATTATATTTTGAACCTGGACAATTCAGAAGAGCGCTGGGAAAATGTTTTGGAGTTTATAAATGCGGCGAAAAACTTTGATTTGGAAACTCCGCCAAAAGGCCTGGAAATGTTTTTAGAAAACATTCGGCTTTTGCAAGAAGCTGACAGCTATGAAGCCGAAGCGGAAAAAATCACTTTAATGACTCTGCATTCTGCTAAGGGCTTAGAGTTTTCTCTGGTTTTTATTGTTGGTTTGGAGCAAGGGTTGTTGCCGCATGAACGGTCTTTGTATAACCAGGAAGATTTGGAAGAAGAGCGCCGGCTCTTTTATGTTGGCATGACCAGATCTAAAAAAGAACTTTATTTAAGCTGGGCAAAAATCAGATTTGTCCGGGGCGATTATCAAAACAACCAACCCTCCCAATTCTTGGAAGATCTGCCGGGAGATCAGATTAATTATGTTGAC